TGTCCCGAGCGCGGTGGTGGCTACCTCGCCTGAAAATACGGTGAAGGGCCGCGTTTTGTCCTTTGCTACTTTAAACTTTGCTACACCGGTAAGGTAAATATCGCGTGTACGGCTTTTAAACGGCAGCTTGTATTTTACAGATGAACCCGGGTACAAAGCAACGTCAGATCCATCATCAAGCAAAATATGCTGAACACGGTTTCCGTGGTTTGTAGTGTTTTGCCAGTTTACTACACGTGCCGGAACTGATACATAATGTTTGCTTACCGGTATAGGCCACGTTAACTGAAATATAAAGAGACCGGCAAATAACAGCAGGCTTGCCGCCACACTTACGTACCGCCATAACCTGAACGATTTTTTTCCGGGTACGGGCTGATGTTCAATTTGAACGAGTACGGCATCCAGCATTTGTGCCGACTTTTGCGGATGAGGGTGTTTGCCGCCGTCAAACTGCGTCCACTCCTTCTCGCTGAGCAAACGCTCAATTATTTCGGGGTGCCGCTGTAAATACTGATAAACCTGTTCGGCTTCTTCAGCAGTGCACTGCCTGTTAAAATACTTCCGTATAAGTTCGTCGGTTGGATGCATATACTCCCAATACGGGAGCCGCGCACTTAACCCCTAATGCTTAACAATTATTTAACAATGCATCTAATAACACAGTTACTGCAACGCTTAGGGCGGCCTTACGGAGTTGCTTTATTGCGAGCGTAATGTGGTTTTCAACTGTCTTGGTAGATATGGACAGCATCTCCGCAATTTCGGCATTGGTGAAATGATTGAACCGGCTTAGTTTAAATACCATTTTACGCGTGGGTGGTAATAGTTCGATGGCATTGTGCACCTGCTTAAGTGTTTCTTTGTCGGAAAGTTTATCATCAACCGGCTGATTGAAATCGCGCTCCAATTCATTGATCATGTTATTGCGAACCGCATCTTTACGCAATTCATCGATCATGGCCGTACGCGCAATGCGAAACAATTGCACATCTAAATCATACACCTCAGAAATGAGATGCCGCTTTTCCCAAAACTTGATAAACGTGAGTTGAGTAACCTCTTCGGCCAGGTAGGTTGACGAGGTTTTATGGGCGATATAAGCATAAATTTTTTGATGATACTGGTAGTATATCATCTTAAAAGTGGTAATACAACCCAGCTTAATTGCGTGCACATTTTCCATCAGTGCAAAATTTTCAGATAAGTATTACTTGCGTGCTACCTGTTTGTTAGGTAATCATTAATTCACGCGATTATAATTGGTTACTACAGTAATATAATTCAGGCTTGATGATATGGTTGCGGCTTAATAATTATCCATCAAAAGGAAACCGTTTTTACCGCCACATGTTAAAATATCGAAACAAATATCACAACTAATCTGCAATAATGAAAACCGGCGGGTTGTGATAGTTAAAATGAATGATTGATTATGAAAACGTCACGAAAAGTAGTAATAATAACCGGTGCCTCAAGTGGTGTAGGTGCGGCAGCCGCACTGGAATTTGCAACCTATAAAACGCAATTGGTATTGGCCGCGCGAAACGAAAATGCCTTAGAAAAAGTGGCCGATGAATGCCGCGCGTTGGGCGCCAAAGCCCTGGTAGTGGTTACTGATGTTACCGATACCAAAGCGATGATCAATCTGGCAAATAAGGCCAATGATCATTACGGGCATGTAGATGTGTGGATCAATAACGCCGGCGTACTTGGCGCAGGTGATTTTGATGTTACCCCAATGGAAACGCATGAGCAGATCATCCGCACCAATTTAATTGGTTACATGAACGGCGCGCATGCCGTACTGCCGGTTTTTAAAGCGCAGGGCTATGGCACCATCATCAACAATATATCCATAGGCGGATACTTGCCTGTACCCTACGGAGCAGGCTACACGGCAAGCAAATTTGGCTTGAGGGGATTTTCAGAATCACTAAAAGCGGAACTGAAAGCATGGCCTGGTATCCACGTTTGTGACCTGTTTCCCGCGTTTTTAGATACCCCGGGCATATACCACGCCGCCAACTATACCGGTAAAATGCTAAAACCTGCTCCACCTGTTTACGATCCGGTTAAAGTAGCGCGAGCCATGGTTCAGTTGAGCAATCAGCCAAAATCAAACACCTATGTAGGCGGCACTTCGTTGTTACTAAAGTTTGCCCATGCCATAGCCCCCGAAGCCACCGCCAACATTACCGGGTGGGTAATGCGCAGGTATTTTAAGGTTGCTGATGATGTGGCTTTAACAGATGGTAATACCTATAACACCGTTGATTTTGGTACCGGCATACACGGGGGATTTAATTTGCCTATGGCTCCAAAACAAAAACGAAACCTGATAGCGGGCGCGGCTTTAGCCGGTTTCGCGGCCACCTGGCTATTACTCCGAAAGTAGAAATGGCGGCTCAGGCCACCATTTCTACTGTTTCTCTGAACACTAAATGAAAATCGGGATTTTGCAGCCAGTCGATAGTTCGGTGAATGCGGCTGTCAAGCGGCCCCCACCTTTGCGGTTCGCCATCCATACTGATCACGATACTTGGTGTTTTAAACGCCGACGCGATGTGTGATACGCCCGTACAATTTGATATGAGCATGGCGGCATCTTTAATCAACACAGCTACAGCGCCCATACTGGTTTTGCCTGCCAGATCAATAGCGTCGGTGCGCATATGCTCCTTTACCTGGTCAATTATCTCCTGCTCCTCGGCTGTTCCGGTAATTACTACTTTATAACCTTGCTCGGCGCAATAATCAGCCAGGGCAGCGAAGTATTGTACGGGCCACTGACGCCAGGAACCGCGCGAACCCGGATGCACGCAAATGTATTTTTGTGGTTCGATATTCAGGTTTAACTGAGCGAAAGCACTTTCATCATCGGCAGTCAGCGGAAATTCAAGCGAGGTACCTTGCGATGGGATGCCTAAAAATTCCATCAGCTTTACATGGCGCTCAATTTCATGGCCTTCGTCCGGATAGAGCATAAACAAACTGTTGCCCGGCGCGTAATGCCCGTCAATTTTATATCCGGCCGTATACCGGGCACCAAATAATTCAACCATCGGGTTAACAACAGACCCATTACCCTGCATTTGAATGGCCAGATCAAACTCGCGCACTTGCATTTCGGCTAAAAAGCCGGTAAAATCAACCGGTTCAAACTTTTGCTCGGGTAAACCCGGATAGCCCGGGAAATGGATAAAATCGTCAAAATATTTATGAAACCGCTGGGTGAATGATTTGCCCCAGGGCAAACCTACCAATGTGATCTTGGCCTGCGGATATGCCGCGCGCAGCGCCCTGAAGGCCGGTACAGCGCATAACATATCGCCCAATTGAAGCGCCCTGAATATGGCAATGCTCTTTATTTCGGTTACTGGTAACTTCATTAATTCATATAAATAATACACGGTATTTAACGGCGCCATACCATTGCCAGTATATGGATGCAAACGGAATTACCAAAGAGGTAACAATCATTTCGGCAACATGGGCTAGCGCCAGGCTGGTTGTTTGCAACCGCTTGTAAATAAAATAAAGGGTAAGCACCAGCCACATGGCAGCGCCTGCCAGTGCCATTAAGGTATCGGTTAATAACACTCCCGCCAGCATTACTAAAACGGCGGTTATGATGCCATAATACAATACCGGTGGTGCAGGCTGTATTTTTTGGCGATACAACCCAGGATATTTTTTATATAGCAAAGCGTTAAACATGGTCTTTTTTTGCTCGCGGATGCTTACACCCCACGCGGCATGCCTTACGGGATGGGTTACTATTGCTGTATTTACGCGCGTTACCGGAATGTGGTTAGCAATGAGCTTAAACTCAAGATCGCTATCTTCCCGCCAGGCCATGCTGAAATCCTCATCAAAACCGCCGGTTTTAACCAGTGCGGCTTTGGTGCAGGCGCAGTTAGCCGTAATAAAATCAGCAAACTGCAGGCCTGCGGTATTTTTTTCAAAATCTGTAGGGCGCTTGTTCACCGGGACTATCACCTTACCGGTAATGGCGGCGTATTCCTGATCCTTTAAATGTTGGTATAACTGATCAAGCCAATGAATATCCGGCACGCAATCATCATCCGTAAAAGCAATAATAGATCCTTTAGCATTCAGCCAACCGCAGTTACGCGCGGCGGCAGGTCCTTTCTTTGTAGACAGCGGTAAGTAGCGCAACGCCGGATATTCATACCCGGCAAATCCGTTAAATATGCGTTGGGTCTCATCGTCAGGGCCATCGCTTACCACAATAATCTCATACCTGTCCTTCTCAAAACGCTGCTGTAACAACGCTTTAAGGCAGCGCACCAATAACTGGGTGCGTTTATAGGTGGGAATTATTACAGATATAGCTATGCTCATTTTTCGATTACAAATGATCCGATAATCAATGCGTCAAAAGGCGATGTCCAGAAGCATTCGATGGCGTCGCGCGGGGTGCAAACAATGGGCTTGCCGAGTGTATTGAACGAGGTGTTAACCAATACCGGCACACCGGTTTTACGCTCAAAGGCCTTTAACAGATCGTAATAATTTTTATGCTGATTGTCATTGATGGTTTGTATACGGGCCGTACCATCAGTGTGCCTTACAGCAGGTATCTTGTCGGCTTTATCGGGCTTAACATCATAAATAAATAACATAAACGGTGAGTAACGGGCATTCTCAAACCATTCGGCGGCCTTTTCTTCCAGCACCACAGGCGCTACCGGCCTGAAATCCTCACGGTCCTTCACTTCATTTAGTCTCGCCTGCATTTGCGGATTGATAGGTGATGCCAATATAGAACGGCTCCCTAATGCACGCGGACCAAATTCCATACGCCCCTGGTACCAGCCGATAATTTTATCCTGCGCCAAAATATCGGCGGTTTCTTCGGCAATATTATTCAGTTTGCGGTACG
This Mucilaginibacter defluvii DNA region includes the following protein-coding sequences:
- a CDS encoding SDR family oxidoreductase, producing MKTSRKVVIITGASSGVGAAAALEFATYKTQLVLAARNENALEKVADECRALGAKALVVVTDVTDTKAMINLANKANDHYGHVDVWINNAGVLGAGDFDVTPMETHEQIIRTNLIGYMNGAHAVLPVFKAQGYGTIINNISIGGYLPVPYGAGYTASKFGLRGFSESLKAELKAWPGIHVCDLFPAFLDTPGIYHAANYTGKMLKPAPPVYDPVKVARAMVQLSNQPKSNTYVGGTSLLLKFAHAIAPEATANITGWVMRRYFKVADDVALTDGNTYNTVDFGTGIHGGFNLPMAPKQKRNLIAGAALAGFAATWLLLRK
- a CDS encoding FecR domain-containing protein → MHPTDELIRKYFNRQCTAEEAEQVYQYLQRHPEIIERLLSEKEWTQFDGGKHPHPQKSAQMLDAVLVQIEHQPVPGKKSFRLWRYVSVAASLLLFAGLFIFQLTWPIPVSKHYVSVPARVVNWQNTTNHGNRVQHILLDDGSDVALYPGSSVKYKLPFKSRTRDIYLTGVAKFKVAKDKTRPFTVFSGEVATTALGTVFTITAWPAEQITKVKLHSGKVRVINTNNKFKPQYLLPGKQLVFNKTTGDVTLKRLDENPVINKPAVVAGSVKISGDTLRFMNQPLPNVFSKLQELYGISITVNVDLKKYRFTGDFNMAADSLPSMLTTIGTLNKLTISKADTAYIITPQNLKKKK
- a CDS encoding glycosyltransferase family 9 protein — translated: MKLPVTEIKSIAIFRALQLGDMLCAVPAFRALRAAYPQAKITLVGLPWGKSFTQRFHKYFDDFIHFPGYPGLPEQKFEPVDFTGFLAEMQVREFDLAIQMQGNGSVVNPMVELFGARYTAGYKIDGHYAPGNSLFMLYPDEGHEIERHVKLMEFLGIPSQGTSLEFPLTADDESAFAQLNLNIEPQKYICVHPGSRGSWRQWPVQYFAALADYCAEQGYKVVITGTAEEQEIIDQVKEHMRTDAIDLAGKTSMGAVAVLIKDAAMLISNCTGVSHIASAFKTPSIVISMDGEPQRWGPLDSRIHRTIDWLQNPDFHLVFRETVEMVA
- a CDS encoding glycosyltransferase, producing MSIAISVIIPTYKRTQLLVRCLKALLQQRFEKDRYEIIVVSDGPDDETQRIFNGFAGYEYPALRYLPLSTKKGPAAARNCGWLNAKGSIIAFTDDDCVPDIHWLDQLYQHLKDQEYAAITGKVIVPVNKRPTDFEKNTAGLQFADFITANCACTKAALVKTGGFDEDFSMAWREDSDLEFKLIANHIPVTRVNTAIVTHPVRHAAWGVSIREQKKTMFNALLYKKYPGLYRQKIQPAPPVLYYGIITAVLVMLAGVLLTDTLMALAGAAMWLVLTLYFIYKRLQTTSLALAHVAEMIVTSLVIPFASIYWQWYGAVKYRVLFI
- a CDS encoding RNA polymerase sigma-70 factor, translating into MENVHAIKLGCITTFKMIYYQYHQKIYAYIAHKTSSTYLAEEVTQLTFIKFWEKRHLISEVYDLDVQLFRIARTAMIDELRKDAVRNNMINELERDFNQPVDDKLSDKETLKQVHNAIELLPPTRKMVFKLSRFNHFTNAEIAEMLSISTKTVENHITLAIKQLRKAALSVAVTVLLDALLNNC